From a region of the Halorubrum sp. BV1 genome:
- a CDS encoding 30S ribosomal protein S19: MSSDYRTGREGKEFAYRGHSLDELQEMDVDEVAELLPARQRRSIVRGLGTEQQKLLETVRSRDEETTADDPIRTHLRDMPILPEFVGVTFAVYNGHSFERVQVEPQMIGHYLGEFHLTRSTVEHGQAGIGATRSSKFVPLK; encoded by the coding sequence ATGAGTTCAGATTACCGCACCGGCCGCGAGGGCAAAGAGTTCGCCTACCGCGGTCACTCGCTCGACGAGCTGCAGGAGATGGACGTAGACGAGGTCGCGGAACTGCTCCCCGCACGCCAGCGGCGAAGCATCGTTCGCGGGCTCGGGACCGAACAGCAGAAGCTGCTGGAGACGGTCCGGAGTCGCGACGAGGAGACGACCGCGGACGACCCGATCCGGACGCACCTCCGTGACATGCCGATACTACCGGAGTTCGTCGGCGTCACCTTCGCCGTGTACAACGGACACAGCTTCGAGCGCGTGCAGGTCGAACCCCAGATGATCGGACACTACCTCGGTGAGTTCCACCTCACTCGAAGCACCGTCGAACACGGTCAGGCCGGCATCGGCGCGACCCGGTCCTCGAAGTTCGTGCCCCTCAAGTAA
- a CDS encoding 50S ribosomal protein L2, whose protein sequence is MGRRIQGQRRGRGGPTFRAPSHRYKAELSHKKLEDVDTVTGEIVGIEHDPARSAPLAEIEFEDDDRRLVLAPEGVRVGETIQVGVSAEIKPGNTLPLAEIPEGVPVCNVESNRGDGGKFARASGVSATLLTHDRDVAVVQLPSGEVKRLDPQCRATIGVVAGGGRTEKPFVKAGNKYHKMKARGTKYPRVRGVAMNAVDHPFGGGGRQHPGQPKSVSRDAPPGRKVGDIASKRTGRGGNK, encoded by the coding sequence ATGGGACGACGAATTCAAGGACAGCGGCGTGGACGCGGCGGCCCGACGTTCCGGGCCCCCTCCCACCGCTACAAGGCGGAACTGTCGCACAAGAAGCTCGAAGACGTGGACACGGTCACCGGCGAGATCGTCGGGATCGAACACGACCCCGCCCGCTCGGCTCCGCTCGCGGAGATCGAGTTCGAGGACGACGACCGTCGGCTCGTGCTCGCGCCGGAAGGCGTGCGCGTGGGCGAGACGATCCAGGTCGGCGTCTCGGCGGAGATCAAACCCGGAAACACGCTCCCGCTGGCTGAGATCCCGGAGGGCGTCCCGGTCTGTAACGTCGAGAGCAACCGCGGGGACGGCGGGAAGTTCGCGCGCGCCTCCGGCGTGTCCGCGACGCTTCTCACCCACGACCGCGACGTCGCGGTCGTTCAGCTCCCCAGCGGGGAAGTCAAACGGCTTGACCCCCAGTGCCGCGCCACGATCGGCGTGGTCGCCGGCGGCGGCCGGACGGAGAAGCCCTTCGTCAAGGCCGGTAACAAGTACCACAAGATGAAAGCGCGCGGGACCAAATACCCGCGCGTGCGCGGCGTCGCGATGAACGCCGTCGACCACCCCTTCGGTGGCGGTGGTCGCCAACACCCCGGACAGCCGAAGTCGGTCTCGCGGGACGCCCCGCCGGGACGGAAGGTCGGTGACATCGCATCCAAGCGCACCGGACGAGGTGGCAACAAATGA
- a CDS encoding 50S ribosomal protein L23 yields the protein MNSIIEHPLVTEQAMNQMDFKNKLVFIVDVDATKPEVRDEVSERYDVRVVDVNTQVTSKGEKKATVTLSEDDDATEIASRIGVF from the coding sequence ATGAACTCGATCATCGAGCACCCGCTCGTCACCGAGCAGGCGATGAACCAGATGGACTTCAAGAACAAGCTGGTGTTCATCGTCGACGTCGACGCGACCAAACCGGAGGTCCGCGACGAGGTCTCCGAGCGGTACGACGTTCGCGTCGTCGACGTGAACACGCAAGTGACCTCGAAGGGCGAAAAGAAGGCGACGGTCACGCTCTCCGAGGACGACGACGCGACGGAGATCGCGTCGCGCATCGGGGTGTTCTGA
- the rpl4p gene encoding 50S ribosomal protein L4 has protein sequence MSTTVHDLDGGDAGSIELPAIFETAFRPDLIGRAVAAAQANRKQAYGADEFAGLRTPAESFGSGRGLAHIPRSENVARRVPNAVSGRAAHPPKAEKDQSKKLNDKERQLAIRSAIAATADAELVAERGHAFDEDLDLPLVVSDEFEDLKKTQEALGVLEAVGVDADIERAEEGRSVRSGRGKTRGRKYSQPKSVLVVTSEEPSRAARNLSGVDVATAGEVNAEDLAPGAHPGRLTLWTESAVEEVAER, from the coding sequence ATGAGCACAACAGTACACGACCTGGACGGCGGGGACGCGGGTAGTATCGAGCTGCCGGCGATCTTCGAGACCGCGTTCCGACCGGACCTCATCGGTCGGGCGGTCGCCGCCGCACAGGCCAACCGGAAGCAGGCTTACGGTGCCGACGAGTTCGCCGGGCTTCGAACCCCCGCGGAGTCGTTCGGCTCCGGACGCGGGCTCGCCCACATCCCGCGCTCCGAGAACGTCGCCCGCCGCGTCCCGAACGCCGTGTCGGGGCGCGCCGCGCACCCGCCGAAGGCCGAGAAGGACCAGTCGAAGAAACTGAACGACAAGGAGCGACAGCTCGCCATCCGGTCCGCGATCGCCGCCACCGCCGACGCCGAGCTCGTCGCAGAACGCGGTCACGCGTTCGACGAGGACCTCGACCTCCCGCTCGTCGTGAGCGACGAGTTCGAGGATCTCAAAAAGACCCAGGAGGCCCTCGGCGTCCTCGAAGCGGTCGGCGTCGACGCCGACATCGAGCGCGCAGAGGAGGGCCGTTCCGTTCGGTCCGGCCGCGGGAAGACCCGCGGGCGCAAGTACAGTCAGCCGAAGTCCGTTCTGGTCGTCACGAGCGAGGAGCCGTCCCGCGCCGCCCGAAACCTCTCGGGCGTCGATGTCGCGACAGCCGGCGAGGTCAACGCGGAGGACCTCGCGCCGGGCGCGCACCCGGGCCGACTCACGCTGTGGACCGAAAGCGCCGTCGAGGAGGTGGCCGAGCGATGA
- a CDS encoding 50S ribosomal protein L3: protein MPQPSRPRKGSLGYGPRTRADSEVPRIRSWPDDDGAPALQGFAGYKAGMTHVVMVNDEANSPREGMEESVPVTVVETPPMYAVALRAYEETPYGQKPVEEVWATEFHEELDRALDLPAEDTFEEDADALRELLDDDVVDDVRVITHTAPSELSNVPKKKPDVMETRVGGGSLEERVDFGLDLVAEGGAHEFGDVFRAGQYTDVSGITKGKGTQGPVKRWGVQKRKGKHARQGWRRRIGNLGPWNPSRVRSTVPQQGQTGYHQRTELNKRLIDFGEGDDASVDGGFVNYGEVDGEYALIKGSVPGPDKRLLRFRPAIRPNDQPRLDPEVRYVSTASNQG, encoded by the coding sequence ATGCCACAACCAAGCCGACCACGAAAAGGCTCGCTGGGCTACGGCCCGCGGACCCGCGCCGACAGCGAGGTACCGCGTATCCGTTCGTGGCCAGACGACGACGGAGCCCCCGCGCTACAGGGCTTTGCCGGCTACAAAGCCGGGATGACACACGTCGTCATGGTCAACGACGAGGCCAACTCGCCGCGTGAGGGGATGGAAGAGTCCGTCCCCGTCACGGTCGTCGAGACGCCACCGATGTACGCGGTGGCCCTGCGCGCCTACGAAGAGACGCCGTACGGACAGAAGCCGGTCGAAGAGGTCTGGGCGACCGAGTTCCACGAGGAGCTCGACCGCGCGCTCGACCTCCCGGCGGAAGACACCTTCGAGGAGGACGCCGACGCGCTCCGCGAACTGCTCGACGACGACGTCGTCGACGACGTTCGCGTCATCACGCACACGGCGCCCTCGGAGCTTTCGAACGTACCCAAGAAGAAGCCCGACGTGATGGAGACTCGAGTCGGCGGCGGCTCCCTGGAGGAGCGCGTCGACTTCGGGCTCGATCTCGTCGCGGAGGGCGGCGCCCACGAGTTCGGCGACGTCTTCCGCGCGGGGCAGTACACCGACGTGTCGGGCATCACGAAGGGGAAGGGGACGCAGGGTCCCGTCAAACGCTGGGGCGTCCAAAAGCGGAAGGGCAAACACGCCCGCCAGGGATGGCGGCGTCGGATCGGCAACCTCGGTCCGTGGAACCCCTCCCGCGTGCGCTCCACCGTTCCCCAGCAGGGGCAGACCGGCTACCACCAGCGCACCGAGCTCAACAAGCGCCTCATCGACTTCGGCGAGGGCGACGACGCCTCCGTCGACGGCGGCTTCGTCAACTACGGCGAGGTCGACGGCGAGTATGCGCTCATCAAGGGTTCAGTGCCCGGTCCGGACAAGCGCCTGCTGCGCTTCCGCCCGGCCATCCGGCCGAACGACCAGCCGCGCCTCGACCCCGAGGTCCGGTACGTATCCACCGCATCCAACCAGGGATAA
- a CDS encoding putative RNA uridine N3 methyltransferase produces MRTEDGLTICVPSSVVREAEDDREATRKLGYVARAAAVFRADRLVVFPDGEGERRRGGEYVRTVLGYAATPPRLRKDLWGERDELRYVGVLPPLRVPWRTGSTPSGEESKTQGLVTEVGPEGRVRVNSPLREHPISLLVPSGMEVERGERVTIRVSSREPVRARITGKPEDGFQVVAADLSEALAGDGLTVATSRHGEELSVSRLGDVVSDARKAGGYTVAFGAPERGLPEMLGLSPDDIRTAVADGRPVEPDPGFDLWLNTIPAQASEVVRTEEALFVTLGSLTLTE; encoded by the coding sequence ATGCGTACCGAAGACGGACTCACGATCTGCGTTCCGTCTTCGGTCGTCCGGGAGGCCGAGGACGACCGCGAGGCGACTCGCAAACTCGGCTACGTCGCCCGTGCGGCGGCGGTGTTCCGGGCGGATCGACTGGTCGTCTTCCCCGACGGGGAGGGCGAACGGCGACGGGGCGGCGAGTACGTCCGAACCGTGCTGGGGTACGCCGCGACTCCGCCGAGGCTCCGAAAGGACCTCTGGGGGGAGCGCGACGAACTCCGGTACGTCGGCGTGCTCCCACCGCTCCGCGTGCCGTGGCGGACCGGCTCGACCCCGAGCGGGGAAGAGTCGAAAACACAGGGACTCGTGACCGAGGTCGGACCTGAAGGCCGCGTCCGGGTCAATTCCCCGCTGCGGGAACACCCGATCTCCCTGCTCGTCCCCTCCGGAATGGAGGTCGAGCGGGGGGAGCGCGTCACCATCAGGGTCTCTTCGAGAGAACCGGTCCGCGCCCGCATCACCGGGAAGCCGGAGGACGGTTTCCAGGTCGTGGCCGCGGACCTATCGGAAGCGCTCGCCGGCGACGGACTGACCGTCGCCACGTCGCGACACGGGGAGGAACTCTCCGTCTCGCGGCTCGGCGACGTCGTCTCGGACGCGCGGAAGGCCGGCGGCTACACCGTCGCCTTCGGCGCGCCCGAGCGGGGGCTTCCGGAGATGCTCGGGCTGTCGCCCGACGACATTCGGACGGCCGTTGCCGACGGTCGCCCGGTCGAACCCGATCCGGGGTTCGACCTCTGGCTGAACACGATCCCGGCACAGGCGAGCGAGGTCGTCCGGACGGAGGAGGCTCTGTTCGTGACTCTCGGCTCGCTCACACTCACGGAGTAA
- a CDS encoding PQQ-dependent sugar dehydrogenase — MTNPNPDSFPRPDRRTALRATAGLAAFSFAGCLGGDSTDGADDGVDGTAGNASGDGASADDGADVDYAVERVAEGFENPWGLAFLPGDGRLLVTERLGRLSLVDPADGSTRTVAGAPEVFSRGQGGLLDIEIHPAYPTDPRVYLTYAASDDSGAAATHVGSGRLRLDGSDAPALDGFEPICVAEPFRDSELHFGSRVTFGPDGALFVTVGDRRDTEFGPDHVSQDRSNELGSTLRLTADGDPHPDNPFVDDPNARDTIYSYGHRNPQGMAVRSETGRIWQCEHGERDGDEINVIERGGNYGWPVASEACNYGTDERVAPSHRERGDAVAPVHYWPCGSGGFPPSGAVFYEGDAFPEWRGDLFAGTLAAQYLGRFTVEGAGATEAAVTEREPLLADRDWRVRALAVEPTTGHLYVAVDAADAPVVRLVPA; from the coding sequence ATGACGAACCCGAACCCCGACTCGTTCCCGCGCCCCGACAGACGCACCGCCCTCCGAGCGACCGCCGGCCTCGCGGCGTTCTCGTTCGCCGGCTGTCTCGGCGGCGACTCGACCGACGGCGCGGACGACGGAGTCGACGGCACAGCCGGCAACGCGTCAGGAGACGGCGCGTCCGCAGACGATGGGGCCGACGTCGACTACGCCGTCGAGCGCGTCGCGGAGGGATTCGAGAACCCGTGGGGGCTCGCCTTCCTCCCCGGCGACGGTCGGCTCTTGGTGACGGAGCGTCTCGGGCGGCTCTCGCTCGTCGACCCCGCGGACGGCTCGACGCGAACGGTCGCGGGAGCGCCTGAAGTCTTCTCGCGCGGACAAGGCGGGCTGCTCGACATCGAGATTCACCCGGCGTATCCGACCGATCCACGCGTGTACCTCACGTACGCGGCGAGCGACGACTCGGGCGCGGCGGCGACGCACGTCGGAAGCGGCCGGCTTCGGCTCGACGGGTCCGACGCACCCGCGCTCGACGGGTTCGAGCCGATCTGCGTCGCGGAACCGTTCCGCGACTCCGAGCTCCATTTCGGGTCACGGGTGACGTTCGGTCCCGACGGCGCGTTATTCGTCACGGTGGGCGACCGGCGCGACACGGAGTTCGGGCCGGACCACGTCTCGCAGGATCGCTCGAACGAGCTGGGGTCGACGCTCCGGCTGACGGCCGACGGCGACCCCCACCCGGACAACCCGTTCGTCGACGACCCGAACGCGCGTGACACCATATACAGCTACGGCCACCGCAACCCGCAGGGGATGGCCGTCCGTTCCGAAACGGGACGGATCTGGCAGTGCGAACACGGCGAGCGCGACGGCGACGAGATCAACGTCATCGAACGCGGCGGGAACTACGGATGGCCGGTCGCCAGCGAGGCGTGTAACTACGGTACCGACGAGCGCGTCGCCCCAAGCCACCGCGAGCGCGGCGACGCGGTCGCGCCGGTCCACTACTGGCCCTGCGGCTCCGGCGGGTTCCCGCCGAGCGGCGCGGTCTTTTACGAAGGCGACGCCTTCCCCGAGTGGCGCGGCGATCTGTTCGCGGGCACGCTCGCTGCCCAGTACCTCGGTCGGTTCACGGTCGAGGGCGCTGGCGCTACCGAGGCAGCGGTGACCGAGCGAGAGCCGCTGCTCGCCGACCGCGACTGGCGCGTGCGGGCGCTCGCGGTCGAGCCGACGACCGGACACCTCTACGTCGCCGTCGACGCCGCGGACGCGCCGGTGGTCCGACTCGTCCCGGCCTGA
- a CDS encoding DedA family protein — protein MFGSQTATALALVDSYGAVAVFAVFALEGALVGKVLPARTLFVASVVAVGVEAVAVVPVFAAAVVGATVGQSVVFAAVRRFDADPTSLPLVSIGDDTLDGASRWLDRWGLPAVAASNAVPGTRGWVAVPTANASSVSAPRFAAASLVGSAVYAGALLAVGLAVSLGLGSAPELVGIGLIAAV, from the coding sequence GTGTTCGGCTCTCAGACCGCGACGGCACTCGCCCTCGTCGACAGCTACGGGGCCGTCGCGGTCTTCGCCGTGTTCGCGCTGGAGGGAGCGCTCGTCGGGAAGGTGCTCCCGGCGCGGACGCTGTTCGTCGCGTCCGTCGTCGCCGTCGGCGTCGAGGCGGTCGCGGTCGTGCCGGTGTTCGCCGCGGCGGTTGTCGGCGCGACCGTCGGCCAATCCGTCGTGTTCGCGGCCGTCCGCCGATTCGACGCCGACCCTACGTCACTCCCGCTCGTTTCGATCGGCGACGACACGCTCGACGGGGCGAGCCGCTGGCTCGACCGGTGGGGGCTACCGGCGGTGGCGGCCTCGAACGCGGTCCCCGGCACGCGAGGGTGGGTCGCCGTCCCCACCGCGAACGCCTCGTCGGTCTCCGCTCCGCGGTTCGCCGCGGCGTCGCTGGTCGGTTCCGCCGTGTACGCGGGAGCGCTTCTGGCGGTCGGGCTCGCGGTTTCTCTCGGGCTCGGAAGCGCACCCGAACTCGTCGGTATCGGATTGATCGCCGCAGTATAG
- a CDS encoding class 1 fructose-bisphosphatase, giving the protein MDDARDADGGAEPVDSVVDAVFDAVAATAPEIRAALPGRRVESGTENASGESVMAGDLYADKLLGEAIAAVDGVGSFVSEERETAVDVGGSVGNGGDGAYAVAIDPLDGSSNLRSNNAMGTVVGIYDAPLPATGRDLVAAGYVLYGPITTMVVADESGVREEVVDPDDDGGDPDGGDAAERGVARAVVEDDLRLPAEPTVYGFGGRVPDWPDDFTRYARKIESELKLRYGGAMVGDVNQVLTYGGVFAYPALVDAPDGKLRLQFEANPIAYIVERAGGAATDGRTDILDVEPEGLHDRVPLYVGNETLIERLDAALSD; this is encoded by the coding sequence ATGGACGACGCTCGCGACGCCGACGGCGGCGCTGAACCGGTCGATTCGGTCGTCGACGCGGTGTTCGACGCGGTCGCGGCCACCGCCCCCGAGATCCGCGCCGCGCTCCCCGGCCGCCGCGTCGAGAGCGGCACCGAGAACGCCTCCGGTGAGAGCGTGATGGCCGGCGATCTGTACGCCGACAAGCTCCTCGGCGAGGCGATCGCCGCGGTCGACGGCGTCGGCTCGTTCGTCAGCGAGGAACGCGAGACCGCAGTCGATGTCGGCGGCTCGGTCGGCAACGGCGGTGACGGCGCGTACGCGGTCGCCATCGACCCCCTCGACGGCTCCTCGAACCTCCGGTCGAACAACGCCATGGGGACCGTCGTCGGGATCTACGACGCCCCGCTGCCCGCGACCGGGCGCGACCTCGTCGCCGCCGGCTACGTGCTCTACGGACCGATCACGACGATGGTCGTCGCCGACGAGTCGGGCGTGCGCGAGGAGGTGGTCGACCCGGACGACGACGGGGGCGACCCCGACGGCGGTGACGCCGCCGAGCGCGGCGTCGCCCGCGCGGTCGTCGAGGACGACCTGCGGCTCCCCGCCGAGCCGACCGTCTACGGCTTCGGCGGCCGCGTTCCCGACTGGCCCGACGACTTCACCCGCTACGCCCGCAAGATCGAATCTGAACTAAAGCTGCGGTACGGCGGAGCGATGGTCGGCGACGTGAACCAAGTGCTCACCTACGGCGGCGTGTTCGCGTATCCCGCCCTCGTCGATGCCCCGGACGGAAAGCTCCGGCTCCAGTTCGAGGCGAACCCGATCGCCTACATCGTCGAGCGCGCGGGCGGCGCGGCCACCGATGGCCGGACCGATATCCTCGACGTCGAACCCGAGGGACTCCACGACCGCGTTCCGCTGTACGTCGGCAACGAGACGCTCATCGAACGGCTGGACGCTGCGCTCTCAGACTGA
- a CDS encoding class I fructose-bisphosphate aldolase, giving the protein MLPTAADAISRDGKSLILAYDHGLEHGPVDFDPNPDTADPERVFELATHDAVTAIAVQKGLAEAYYSDYEDAVSLLLKMNGTSNLWMGEPDTPVNCSPEYAAELGADAVGFTLYGGSNNEIGMAEEFREVHEGAREHDMGVVMWAYPRGQGVRNETDDRTIAYSARIAHELGADIAKVKYPGSPDAMAETVRMSGRTDVVMSGGSKTNDESFLRTVESAMNAGASGLAVGRNVFQRDNPTAILDALELVVFEGASTEEALAETDAGA; this is encoded by the coding sequence ATGCTCCCAACCGCCGCCGATGCCATCTCACGAGACGGGAAATCGCTGATCCTCGCGTACGACCACGGGCTCGAACACGGCCCGGTCGACTTCGATCCGAATCCCGACACCGCCGACCCGGAGCGGGTGTTCGAGCTGGCGACACACGACGCGGTCACCGCGATCGCCGTACAAAAGGGGCTCGCGGAGGCGTACTACTCGGACTACGAGGACGCGGTATCGCTGCTGTTGAAGATGAACGGCACCTCGAACCTCTGGATGGGCGAGCCGGACACGCCCGTCAACTGTTCGCCCGAGTACGCCGCCGAACTCGGTGCCGACGCCGTCGGGTTCACGCTCTACGGCGGCTCGAACAACGAGATCGGCATGGCAGAGGAGTTCCGCGAGGTCCACGAGGGCGCGCGCGAACACGACATGGGCGTCGTCATGTGGGCGTATCCCCGCGGCCAGGGCGTCCGCAACGAGACCGACGACCGGACGATCGCGTACTCCGCCCGGATCGCTCACGAGCTCGGCGCTGACATCGCGAAGGTGAAGTACCCGGGCTCGCCGGACGCGATGGCCGAGACGGTCAGGATGTCGGGACGAACGGACGTCGTCATGTCCGGCGGCTCGAAGACGAACGACGAGTCGTTCCTCCGCACGGTCGAGTCCGCGATGAACGCGGGCGCGTCCGGCCTCGCAGTCGGGCGGAACGTGTTCCAGCGCGACAACCCGACGGCGATCCTCGACGCCTTGGAACTCGTCGTCTTCGAGGGCGCGTCCACGGAGGAGGCGCTCGCCGAGACCGACGCGGGAGCGTGA
- a CDS encoding UbiA family prenyltransferase: MASKTNDPAAHADDIVSRRGEVSASLAHTCSRIKDVLTYSSAYLVFIAMIEVLTVHLVLSLPLNPAPVVVGLVTFSVYAGDRIADADSDALSTPERSAFVTRHREALSLLTAGAYGVAIAIAITGGPLALAITLLPGGFWILYASDWFPTLGRRFKRLKQILVVNSAMVASAWAIAVVGLPLAFAEATVTPLSGVVFVYFLVDTFVNTEIPNVRDVEADAADGVSTLPVVFGIRRTRHALYGLDLFLVAFVALTLAFGPLTVALAGAILVGLGYALVLAWFVGRTNAPGRLAIAGESKHLVVFALLLVSTAGI; the protein is encoded by the coding sequence ATGGCTAGCAAAACGAACGATCCGGCGGCGCACGCGGACGACATCGTCTCGCGGCGAGGCGAGGTGTCCGCGTCGCTCGCGCACACCTGTTCCCGGATCAAAGACGTTCTGACGTACAGTTCCGCCTACCTCGTGTTCATCGCGATGATCGAGGTGTTGACCGTGCATCTCGTGTTGTCGCTGCCGCTGAATCCGGCACCGGTCGTCGTCGGCCTCGTCACCTTCTCGGTGTACGCCGGAGACAGGATCGCCGACGCCGACAGCGACGCGCTCTCGACGCCGGAGCGGAGCGCGTTCGTGACGCGCCATCGCGAGGCGCTGTCGCTTCTCACGGCCGGTGCCTACGGTGTCGCGATCGCGATCGCGATCACCGGCGGCCCGCTCGCGCTCGCGATCACCCTCCTTCCCGGCGGGTTCTGGATCCTCTACGCATCCGACTGGTTCCCGACCCTCGGACGGCGGTTCAAACGGCTGAAACAGATCCTCGTGGTGAACTCGGCGATGGTCGCCTCGGCGTGGGCGATCGCGGTCGTCGGGCTCCCGCTGGCGTTCGCCGAGGCGACGGTCACGCCTCTTTCCGGGGTGGTGTTCGTGTACTTCCTCGTCGACACGTTCGTCAACACGGAGATTCCGAACGTGCGGGACGTGGAGGCCGACGCCGCGGACGGCGTCTCGACGCTCCCCGTCGTCTTCGGAATCCGGCGGACGCGACACGCCCTGTACGGGCTGGATCTGTTCCTCGTCGCGTTCGTCGCCCTGACGCTCGCGTTCGGTCCGCTCACAGTCGCGCTCGCGGGAGCGATCCTCGTCGGACTCGGCTACGCGCTCGTCCTCGCGTGGTTCGTCGGCCGGACGAACGCGCCCGGGCGGCTCGCCATCGCCGGCGAGTCAAAACACCTCGTGGTGTTCGCGCTGCTCCTCGTCTCGACGGCGGGGATCTGA